The genomic stretch atattaaaaaatatatatttctataataTTACTTAGTtgtaaaatagaattaaaaaaatttgtttaaactaaataagataatgtaaATCTAACACTTtcattataattctttttaacaagtgaataataatgttataaatgtttttatgaaaatgtGTACATTTATCCAATTATTTTTTACCCatgtctaaatttgaaaaataaaaatcctaaatttcattattaaacaCTAGCAAGATGTTTAACCCTTTCGACTTTCACCTttcattcaaatattaatataataaaattatatataaaaatttgaatatataaaattaatacattattattaaataattataaataaaaaataaaataaaatataactatataataatatattattatttatatttaaatttatataattagttatatatataatattatttgtattttttttttaatacctgAGAATTTAACCTAGGTTGCTCCTTTTAGGCGAAATTAATCGTTTCGCTTCCGAGAAACAAAGATCATCCAATCTGTTTATTTACTTTTGAAATTCAATATCCACCGTCAGATCAATCACCACTCCGAAGACCCGTCCTAGATTAAAGGACAACCAAGATTTAAATTTCGAGTGAAGAAAGGGACGCCACGTTATCCACCATGAGAATTTCTTGATTATCCGCTCACTCAAAACGGAAGCGTTTCGCACGCAAACCAACATCCTCTTaataatattagtatttttCTAAACTTCCGTGCCCGCCGGATAAATGTACTTTTTGCCCCCTCACCGCCGTACAAGTTACCACGTGCCCTCCTCACCGCTTTTAGGGGACTCCACCTTTCCCTTCCTTCTTACTCCGCCCACCCGGGAGAGCAAATAAATTGCATGCTCATATACactatttatatgtaaatatatataatattatgttattttaaattttaaattattaattatataaaaatatatgtaaatatatatatttatatatctaaaataaatctacataattttattattataaaattatattttatactttCTACAATGCAATTATTTAATACTTTATATTAAGCTTCAAACAACCCAACAAAACAGAGGATGGgggtgaaaatacaaataaacaaaatctgAAAAGGAATATACCTGAAATAAACTctccaatttaaaaaataattaaaaatagaaaaaagccataattgacaaaagaaaattcattgAATCTGACTAGGATAAATCAAAGAGATAAGCACATAGCACAAACTCTCttgcaaaattaaaataattgaacaaaTTATGACAAAACAAAAGTTTTCCCTATAAATAGGCTTGTCTTGTCTTCAAATATTCCTCTCTATCCATTATTGCTTCATTTTCCACAATCCAACCAGCAATCTCCCCACtcattttttaaccttttccAATCTCAATCATTCAATTCTACTTTTGATAAAGTTTTTAAGAGAGAAAGTAAAGGAAAATTGTAGAAATTTGAATGGCGACttttgctgctgctgctggGGGAATGATTAGATCAAATGGATTACAATACAAGgctatgaagaagaagaagaagaacatggTGAACAGGATGACGGTTTCTTGCTATTCTTCGGTTTCGATGGTGGATCCATACAAGACTCTCAGGATCCAGCCGGGTGCCTCTGAATCTGAAGTTAAAAAAGCTTTTCGAATACTGGCTTTACaggttttcttctttcttcctctttctattcacttcttctctttttttttttttttttttctctctataaaAACATTTTGCAGTTTCTGGGTTTTAATCTTGGTTTTCTGCTGTTTCCAGTATCATCCTGATGTTTGTAGAGGAAACAATTGTGGGGTGCAATTTCACCGGATCAATGAAGCTTACGATGTACGTCTTTGGGTTTTGGATGCTACTGAGTTTgacgctttttttttttttttacataaatctaTGTGCAGACAGGTTTGATTGAGCACATGGTCGAgcgattttaaatttaatatttggatTTGAATATGATATTTGGTGTTATTTATTGGTGCAGATTGTGATGAGCAATTTGAGGGAAGAAAACGAATCCCAGAAGGATGAAGAGATTGATGAAGCGATGAGGGGGATGAATGATCCAGACTGGGATTTATGGGAAGAATGGATGGGATGGGAAGGAGCTGGAATTAGAGACTACTCATCTCATATTAATCCTTACATTTAATTCACTAATTCAAGTAATTGTTGTAGTTGTTGTGGTAAAAAGGCCAttcatttttgtatatatggACCCTCAGATGATGATGGCTTTGTTGTTCATATTCTTACCTAAACTATGTAAATGATAGTGTAATGGGCCATTTTTGTTATGGTCCTTTTTGTCCAGTTCAATAATTGAGTCGAAATACTTTTCGCTTTTTAAGGTTACAATTTTGACAATTAACAAACTTTCtatcttaatattatattttgaaatcctattatataatttatttatatacgtgatattattttattttaattaaaaattattaaattataaaataaatatatataattttattgtatgtttTGATATGTgtagaagtttttttttttttaattttacaaaaagc from Mangifera indica cultivar Alphonso chromosome 6, CATAS_Mindica_2.1, whole genome shotgun sequence encodes the following:
- the LOC123218121 gene encoding chaperone protein dnaJ 8, chloroplastic-like, yielding MATFAAAAGGMIRSNGLQYKAMKKKKKNMVNRMTVSCYSSVSMVDPYKTLRIQPGASESEVKKAFRILALQYHPDVCRGNNCGVQFHRINEAYDIVMSNLREENESQKDEEIDEAMRGMNDPDWDLWEEWMGWEGAGIRDYSSHINPYI